ATATTCTCACAAGGGAGGGCGGCGGTTTATTTTCTTAAGCTGTTTAAGTCCGATcttgctacatacatgtatacgcgCAGTAAGTGGACGTTCACTACTTGCACCCGCAGTCATCTATGGCTAAGATCGATTGTAGCTTCTGCTCTCGCGAGATGAAGCGGTGCTCCGTGAATCTCGTTGCTGCACAGCGGCCCTTCGGCCTGAACAGTGACATCAGACACACGGACGGGTCGTCTTCTGACCTGGAGACAAGCGAAagccaagaaaaaaaattaaactctGAAATCATTTTGAGATCATTACCTCCCTCTCTTTTCCCCGATTAAGTTATTTTCTTCAGCCTTTTCCAATCTTCTCACTTTCTATCCAAGTCAATGTAAGATGGTATTCCCCGACACCTGTATTTGAAGTATTGCTATAACAGCCCTACGCTGGTGGTCCCAATTAGCAATCCCCGCCCCACGTTCTCCGGAACAATGGTGTGCAAATGTTTGAGGTAAGCAACACTACTCACTAATCATTAAACTGGACATGATTTGCGATGTTCTGAAGCGCCTCTAGAAGCGCAGAAACGATGCCCCTGGtccatatgttgaaaatcgtgaaccATCAAAATGATGCACCTGACAGCGCGGTTTGTTACTGACCTCATGACACAGCGGTGATGTCCCTCCGTACATGATCCCAGACATCTCCCCACGTCTATCTCCTGTGAACAACAACGACAGGGATGGTCATGACACATATTCACATGTCTACAATAACCTCCTCTACGGGTCCTACAGGCGCTGGAAGCGACGACCCGAGTGCAATAGAAACCGACTGCAATAGAAATGATATGCTGTCAGAAAGAAGGCCGACCCGTCGAGTCTGATAAGGAGGCTATGGCTATAAGGGGGTGGCAGTTCAAGTGAAGTGTGCTTAATCTCCAGGCTAGTAGATGTAAGGATACGCCTATTCCTGTTTGCGCGTGTTTTTGTTACAATTAGCACGTCATTTTAGTAGTGTATCTTTTTAAATCTTCGGAAAAGAAAGGAGAGAAAATATGGACCAATAGAAAcgtaccaaaagcttcaaaacacACGTAAAATACCGACtcggaccctacatctgcttggagattaggggcGCTAAGCCTGACGGAAACTCAAAGCACATTAGAAACTTGTATGAAAGACACAGAAGTTGCTCTGCCGTGTCATGTACCTTTTCCCTTTCCTGGAACTCTTGCGCTGTTTCATTGAAGAACACCTCGTAGTAAACTTCTCTTTGGCTGCTACGATAACATTCTCCGGCGCATGCGCATTCCTTCACCACATCTATACACTGGTTCCCTGGACGACAGaaatatatgttatatattaaGCGGTGGGTTGATGCCTTCGGTGTTTAGCTACTCGAAACCGCCACGTTTGCCAAGGTGGGAGGTCATCAATATCATAGATTTACAATTGCTATGACATCATAGGTCTCGCTACCTTTAATGATAGAGGGCTAAACTCAAATATGATCACACGTAGTCTAATGTGATACATCAATTTCTGAAACGCTAAAATTCTACATACTATAATACTGCTACAAACACATAGGTTTCCTATTTCGCTCTTACTATACTGCACTGTATAAGTTATTACAACATTAACTACAAATGTTATTAGATTATAGTACTACATAATTTAATCTGGATTCACACACATATCCCAGTGGCCTGTGGAACGTTTGGTACCTCTGGAcgaacagacacagacagaagcATGCCGAAGGTCCTTACCCTTACCGTTAGGTCCAGTGATGGTCACAGTCCCGTTCTTCACAGCCTTACAGCCGCTGTGTCTTTCTGGGAATGAAAATGATGAGCAAAAGTGAGAGCAAGTGGTTGTGAATATCCCAATGTGCAGCATTTGACGTTTTGTTCTCATTTTAAATTACTATTATCTATGGACTATTTATAGTACAAAATGAAGCagaaagcaagcaagcaaaaaaattgaattcCCCGTGTAGTCCGCCATCTGGTCGGCTAAACTTCCTTCTATTCTTCTAGCTTCTACATAAGATTGCTGTACTCATGAAGGACTGATGAAAATGTGCTGCTCACCTTCGGAACAGCGCCCCCTACACACGCCAATGTCAACTTCAGCCTCAAATGGGGTGTCCGCGAAGTAAACTTTTCTCCGAGGGCTCCTCtcacaagatggcggccgagGTGCACAGTGGCAGTCTTCGATGACCTCTACGTCCACAGGCCCGTCCATCAGCTGCAGCTGCTGAACACGCGTTCTGGTTGGCTCACACAAACCGTTTCCTTGACAACCAACAGCATCCTCCACATCCGGGTGTGAGCCGCCCGAGGCACCGGTACCTCCAGAGACCTGCACAGACATGCAGTGATTGGTGAGACATCAGGTCACTCAAactgatttcattatatggatgacatcctctgggtacTGCAAAATTGGTGCAAGCGTGTGGAACGGGAAAGGAATTTGGGCCAGCAAAAAAGTTACCctcatcatgaaatctaaatGGTTTAAAAGGCTTTacaatgactgaacacacagaacatggtataccaaacaatatatTCTTTGCTTTTGTTCTTGAACATGTATAACAcaagtatctgttttccgatactttttttcaatctacatgtacttgtacttgttcATTTGGTAGCTTCTTTGTACGACTTATAGTATGGTCACAGTCTTTTGGAAAATGTTGGAAAAAACTGCGCGCGCGAATGTCATCGACATAATCAAGCCAGTGTGGCCTAAGACGGCTAAGTGGGGCCTCTGCCATCGACACGCAGTATTACAGAATGAGAGAAGACTTATTTCAACATTGAGTGTTTACGCTACTAGTAACTCATAAACTCATATATTGTTTAAAACAATCGTAccgaatacaacatggtgtcttttctgttgttgaCTTCTTTTGGTATTTATTTACCTTTCACTTACTGAAAGTTTTGATGAGAATATGAATATAGATAATATGATCAATATCAGATATCAATGTCGTATTAGTTGCtaatcaaaacaaaattactAACAGAATCATGCAGCAGTTCTTTTGTGGGGAACGCCAGGGTGTCgatttttactctccaagcagaggttggtgggaagattgtgacctttttatcatatgccccgttttttgtccgtaGGGaaagcggacaaaaaacggggcatatgataaaaaggtcacaatcttccccaccaacctctgcttggagagtatagatTTTGGGTTTTTAACAAAAAATCTTGATGACTAAAAAGTGGGTCGTGACTGGCCAAAAGAACACCCTGGTATGTTCACTGGTGTTGTAAGAGAGATTCCAGGGGTAAATGAATAACCACAAGAGAAAACCATATCCTGTTATATTTTTAGATATCTTGGAGCAAACCattgtcaagttttttttttagagaaTGCGTCCGGCCGCCACTGGCTTTGCTTCTTTTGGACAGAAGCGAGCATTCCAGCGGTTCCTTTCCTGGCTACCATGATAATTCTGGGCGACTATTCCGTCTGATCCTCCGCATCTAAAGATCATCTCCATGGCAACGACAGACGACACTTGGGTCATGGTGCTGTGAGGTTAGGACcagtcacacaaaaaaactcaGACTAGCTTCACTTGCAAATTCACTCCTGCAGGCTACGTATTCAACGGCAACTTAACACTTCTTTTCTTAAAGTAACTTTCTGTCACTCCAAAGGACACGGATGATCCAACTTTCATGGACGTTTATTCTTGTCTTTTGGGAAAAGCCGTCGACGCATTGTTCTTAATCACGCACCATTTTTCTCAAAACAAAGGGCCGAAGTTGGGCCACCTGGGGAAAGAGTATTGAGGACTTTTGTGAAGCAAGCCGTGTGGCGCCAACTGTGGGATTTGAATGACACATTGCCATCTGTTTGCGTCGGTGTTTATAAAACTGCATAAACAGCAGGGCTGGAAGTCCGGGGAGAATAGGAAAGCGCTTGTACAACATGGCCGTGATTGTCATAAGTTTCACCCACAATTTGTTTGTTATAGCGTTAAAGATAACATCAAAATCTGTATAGTGCTCAGCCTGACATTTGTAGGCATTCAACGCAGAACCGAGTCTTTCTTGTATACAAAAGTTGTCAAGAAGCCACTTTCACGAGGATATCCCATAGAAAGGACTACATTTATCAATCTTCTCCAAAGAGTTGTTCATGGAAAAATCGAAGAAAAGAAATGCTGCGAAATACTGCATGCTAGCTTTACTTTTGTCTCCATCAAACATACGTCTTACACAAGTTTGACAACCTTTGTTTTCGTTTCCTGTTTCATAACTGTCCACACGACTTTCTATATCTTTATCTATTAACGTTGAAGTTCTGTTTACCATGGCGACCTAACGCGTATCATATCACAGTTATGTGACTTCATTTTACAGATTATGTGCTAACGGCGACGGGAATCAGTTCATCTAGTTATCAAGATGGCGCCATCAACCGCCACATCAATCATTCGGAGTCATCTTTATCATTCCCtcatttcaaattcatttgCATTCCATCAACTGTTTTCTCTCAGTAAGAATTTCTACAAGTTGTTCAGGTGCATAACATATTTTCAAGCGGACAGAACCAGGCAGACAACTAAGATGGTTAGCAGCGCAGCAATCACGACATTTGGGCGTCAATGGGCTTATCAGAAGTGGTCTTCATGATTGGTGTCTGATGAACGTGACGTAGGACATGCGTGTTTTCATGACAAGCACAAAAGCAGAGTAGAGAGAACAGCAACCATGCGTGCAGGGCTGTAacgtgaaacaaatcaaaggagcgagtagaaacagaagtg
The nucleotide sequence above comes from Branchiostoma lanceolatum isolate klBraLanc5 chromosome 14, klBraLanc5.hap2, whole genome shotgun sequence. Encoded proteins:
- the LOC136448090 gene encoding uncharacterized protein isoform X1, producing the protein MARDVLRVGFLCCLALVLIARPGSAAQGFKAKFKVFGNLPSRLQSSNPVGNQECCVRHRKLVSVGYDISGKEMVVDVGHCSRKCATSSREVGSKTDDFEPPARPLSALDRIRLQMRQRVSGGTGASGGSHPDVEDAVGCQGNGLCEPTRTRVQQLQLMDGPVDVEVIEDCHCAPRPPSCERSPRRKVYFADTPFEAEVDIGVCRGRCSEERHSGCKAVKNGTVTITGPNGKGNQCIDVVKECACAGECYRSSQREVYYEVFFNETAQEFQEREKEIDVGRCLGSCTEGHHRCVMRSEDDPSVCLMSLFRPKGRCAATRFTEHRFISREQKLQSILAIDDCGCK
- the LOC136448090 gene encoding uncharacterized protein isoform X2 — its product is MARDVLRVGFLCCLALVLIARPGSAAQGFKAKFKVFGNLPSRLQSSNPVGNQECCVRHRKLVSVGYDISGKEMVVDVGHCSRKCATSSREVGSKTDDFEPPARPLSALDRIRLQMRQRVSGGTGASGGSHPDVEDAVGCQGNGLCEPTRTRVQQLQLMDGPVDVEVIEDCHCAPRPPSCERSPRRKVYFADTPFEAEVDIGVCRGRCSEERHSGCKAVKNGTVTITGPNGNQCIDVVKECACAGECYRSSQREVYYEVFFNETAQEFQEREKEIDVGRCLGSCTEGHHRCVMRSEDDPSVCLMSLFRPKGRCAATRFTEHRFISREQKLQSILAIDDCGCK